The Candidatus Rokuibacteriota bacterium genome includes a region encoding these proteins:
- a CDS encoding cupin domain-containing protein produces MSYPGFEDALRRVITGDDAKGQSVIIVDGPPSAVMAEAGLGGLFEIWADAASGPLDPREGADRGPKGAPVLSPARGEVKVRWFIVEPPPPGAPKAALDAAAKAAFARMGAAAHVQDQTRHHAMHETHTLDVICLLKGDASLILESGETRLRPGQIVIQRGTSHAWAAHGGPALFLAVLIDRPITPRI; encoded by the coding sequence ATGAGCTATCCGGGTTTCGAAGACGCGTTGCGGCGGGTCATCACCGGGGACGACGCGAAGGGGCAGTCGGTCATCATCGTCGACGGTCCGCCCTCCGCCGTGATGGCCGAGGCCGGGCTCGGCGGCCTGTTCGAGATCTGGGCCGACGCCGCCTCGGGGCCCCTGGATCCGCGCGAGGGCGCGGACCGGGGGCCGAAAGGGGCGCCGGTCCTGTCGCCGGCACGCGGGGAGGTGAAGGTGCGCTGGTTCATCGTCGAGCCGCCGCCGCCCGGCGCGCCGAAGGCGGCCCTGGACGCGGCCGCCAAGGCGGCCTTCGCGCGCATGGGCGCGGCCGCCCACGTGCAGGACCAGACGCGGCATCACGCGATGCACGAGACGCACACCCTCGACGTCATCTGCCTCCTGAAGGGGGATGCGTCGCTGATCCTCGAGAGCGGCGAGACGCGGCTGAGACCCGGCCAGATCGTGATCCAGCGCGGCACCAGCCACGCCTGGGCGGCCCATGGTGGACCGGCGCTGTTCCTCGCCGTGCTCATCGATCGCCCGATCACGCCGCGGATTTGA